The following are encoded in a window of Pseudomonas multiresinivorans genomic DNA:
- a CDS encoding TetR/AcrR family transcriptional regulator, whose protein sequence is MARTKTVSDEAILDAAMQLMVRAGPEAVTFAAVGREVGLSAATLVQRYATKADFLRAVLLRAWDQLDEQTARLDESAELSPEGAIRMLVAMFPVGEGETDYAEGLLILREDMRDPLLRERGARWGATLAAALGRRLSDDPQRQPILGRLMASQWQGAQLWWAFERQGNPASAIGGELRRWCDVVLKAERVAG, encoded by the coding sequence ATGGCTCGAACCAAGACAGTAAGCGACGAAGCAATACTCGACGCCGCCATGCAGCTGATGGTGCGCGCAGGACCGGAGGCGGTGACCTTCGCCGCCGTGGGCCGCGAGGTCGGGCTTTCCGCTGCGACGCTGGTGCAGCGCTATGCGACCAAGGCGGATTTCCTCCGCGCCGTGCTGCTGCGCGCCTGGGACCAACTGGATGAGCAGACCGCCCGACTCGACGAGAGTGCCGAGTTGAGCCCGGAAGGCGCGATTCGGATGCTGGTGGCGATGTTCCCGGTGGGCGAGGGTGAGACCGATTACGCGGAGGGGTTGCTGATCCTGCGCGAGGACATGCGCGATCCATTGCTTCGTGAACGTGGTGCACGATGGGGCGCGACGTTGGCCGCGGCATTGGGGCGGCGACTGAGCGATGATCCGCAAAGGCAGCCGATACTCGGCCGGCTGATGGCCAGCCAGTGGCAGGGCGCGCAGCTGTGGTGGGCTTTCGAACGCCAGGGCAATCCGGCGAGTGCCATCGGCGGCGAGCTGCGCCGTTGGTGCGATGTCGTGCTGAAGGCGGAAAGGGTTGCGGGATAA
- the mtnC gene encoding acireductone synthase, producing the protein MPIKAILTDIEGTTSAVSFVFDVLFPYAAAHLPDFVSEHADEPAVAEQLAAVRADSGEANADTERCIEILLGWIAEDRKATPLKALQGMVWEQGYRAGQLKGHVYPDAVDALRHWHAEGYRLYVYSSGSIQAQKLIFGCSEAGDLSPLFSGFFDTTSGPKREVESYRRIAAAIGLPGEDILFLSDIVQELDAAQQAGLQTIGLAREGGVLEGHDTVASFAVIDPARV; encoded by the coding sequence ATGCCAATCAAAGCCATCCTCACCGACATCGAGGGCACCACCAGCGCGGTCAGCTTCGTCTTCGACGTGCTCTTTCCCTATGCCGCCGCGCACCTGCCGGACTTCGTGAGTGAGCATGCCGACGAGCCGGCCGTGGCCGAGCAACTCGCCGCCGTGCGCGCCGACAGCGGTGAGGCGAACGCCGACACCGAACGCTGCATCGAAATCCTTCTCGGCTGGATCGCCGAAGACCGCAAGGCCACGCCGCTCAAGGCACTGCAAGGCATGGTCTGGGAGCAGGGCTACCGCGCCGGCCAGCTCAAGGGCCATGTCTACCCGGACGCCGTCGACGCGCTGCGCCACTGGCACGCCGAGGGCTACCGGCTGTACGTCTATTCCTCCGGCTCGATCCAGGCGCAGAAGCTGATCTTCGGCTGCTCGGAGGCGGGCGACCTGTCGCCGCTGTTCTCCGGCTTCTTCGACACCACCAGCGGACCCAAGCGTGAGGTGGAATCCTACCGCCGCATCGCTGCCGCCATCGGTCTGCCGGGCGAAGACATCCTGTTCCTCTCCGACATCGTCCAGGAGCTGGATGCCGCGCAGCAGGCCGGCCTGCAGACCATCGGCCTGGCCCGCGAGGGTGGGGTGCTGGAAGGCCACGACACGGTGGCAAGCTTTGCGGTGATCGACCCGGCAAGGGTTTGA
- a CDS encoding MFS transporter, whose translation MTQVPYWRLSSFYFFYFCLLGGTAPFLALYFHHLGFSAPRIGELVAIPMLMRCIAPNLWGWLGDRSGQRLAIVRFGAVCTALCFAGIFLDHSYAWLALIMAGHAFFWHAVLPQFEVITLAHLSGRTESYSRIRLWGSIGFICTVVGLGWLFEFASLDAYPLALLAIMLGIVGASWWVPNAQPPARQDEASAGGFLQQLLKPGVLAFYLCVCLMQLSHGPYYTFLTLHLEALGYARGLIGQLWALGVVAEVLLFLVMPRLLKRFSLRQVLAASFLLAALRWLLLGTLAGYLPVLLFAQLLHAATFGSFHAAAIHFVQRSFQARQQGQGQALYAALAGTGGALGALYSGYSWGSLGPAWTFAIASVAALAAAFIIWTRLNEDPHERHP comes from the coding sequence ATGACTCAGGTTCCCTACTGGCGGCTGTCCAGTTTCTACTTCTTCTATTTCTGCCTGCTGGGCGGGACGGCGCCGTTCCTCGCGCTGTATTTCCATCACCTGGGGTTCTCCGCGCCGCGCATCGGTGAACTGGTGGCGATCCCCATGCTGATGCGCTGCATCGCACCCAACCTGTGGGGCTGGTTGGGCGACCGCAGCGGCCAACGGCTGGCCATCGTGCGCTTTGGCGCGGTTTGCACAGCGTTATGCTTCGCCGGCATCTTTCTCGACCACAGCTATGCGTGGCTGGCGCTGATCATGGCCGGGCACGCGTTCTTCTGGCACGCGGTGCTGCCGCAGTTCGAAGTCATCACCCTGGCGCACCTGAGCGGGCGCACCGAAAGCTACAGCCGCATCCGCCTGTGGGGCTCCATCGGTTTCATCTGCACCGTGGTCGGCCTGGGCTGGCTGTTCGAGTTCGCCAGCCTGGACGCCTATCCGCTGGCGCTGCTGGCGATCATGCTCGGCATCGTCGGCGCCAGTTGGTGGGTGCCGAACGCCCAGCCACCGGCGCGGCAGGATGAGGCCAGCGCGGGCGGTTTCCTCCAGCAACTGCTCAAGCCCGGCGTGCTGGCCTTCTACCTGTGCGTGTGCCTGATGCAGCTGTCCCACGGCCCGTACTACACCTTCCTGACCCTGCACCTGGAAGCGCTCGGCTACGCCCGCGGGCTGATCGGCCAGCTCTGGGCGCTGGGCGTGGTCGCCGAGGTGCTGCTGTTCCTGGTCATGCCGCGACTGCTCAAGCGCTTTTCCCTGCGCCAGGTGCTGGCGGCGAGCTTCCTGCTCGCGGCCTTGCGCTGGCTGCTGCTGGGCACTTTGGCCGGGTACCTGCCGGTGCTGCTGTTTGCCCAGTTGCTGCACGCGGCGACCTTTGGCAGTTTTCACGCCGCCGCCATTCATTTCGTCCAGCGCAGTTTCCAGGCGCGCCAGCAAGGGCAGGGCCAGGCGCTTTACGCCGCGCTGGCCGGCACCGGTGGCGCGCTCGGCGCGCTTTACTCCGGCTACAGCTGGGGTAGCCTTGGCCCCGCCTGGACTTTCGCCATCGCCAGCGTGGCTGCGCTGGCCGCCGCCTTCATCATCTGGACCCGTCTGAACGAGGACCCGCATGAACGACACCCGTGA
- the prmB gene encoding 50S ribosomal protein L3 N(5)-glutamine methyltransferase, producing the protein MTESRLLTLRDHIRWAVSRFHAEELFFGHGTDNAWDEARQLVLGALHLPWEMADAYLDCRLEDEERDYLMHLLRRRIEERVPTAYLLGEAWFCGMPFVVDERVLVPRSPIAELIERRFEPWLAADPARILDLCTGSGCIGIACASAFPESEVVLGDLSFDALEVANINIERHELGERVYTVQGDGFEGLPGQRFDLIVSNPPYVDAEDFADMPAEYHHEPELGLACGNDGLDLVRRMLAEAADHLTERGTLVVEVGNSQVHVAALYPEVDFTWLDFEYGGHGVFLLSAQQCREHQELFRARVKA; encoded by the coding sequence GTGACCGAATCTCGTTTGCTGACCCTGCGTGACCACATTCGCTGGGCCGTCAGCCGCTTCCACGCCGAGGAGCTGTTCTTTGGCCACGGTACCGACAACGCCTGGGACGAAGCCCGCCAGCTGGTGCTGGGCGCGTTGCACCTGCCCTGGGAAATGGCTGATGCCTACCTGGACTGCCGCCTCGAGGACGAGGAGCGCGACTACCTGATGCACCTGCTGCGCCGGCGCATAGAGGAGCGCGTGCCCACCGCCTACCTGTTGGGCGAAGCCTGGTTCTGCGGCATGCCATTCGTGGTGGACGAGCGCGTGCTGGTGCCGCGCTCGCCTATCGCCGAACTCATCGAACGTCGCTTCGAGCCCTGGCTGGCGGCCGACCCTGCACGAATCCTCGACCTGTGCACCGGCTCGGGCTGCATCGGCATCGCCTGCGCCAGCGCCTTCCCGGAATCCGAAGTGGTGCTGGGCGACCTGTCGTTCGATGCCCTGGAAGTGGCCAATATCAACATCGAGCGCCACGAGCTGGGCGAGCGCGTCTACACCGTGCAGGGCGACGGCTTCGAAGGCCTGCCGGGCCAGCGTTTCGACTTGATCGTGTCGAACCCTCCCTATGTCGACGCCGAAGATTTCGCCGACATGCCCGCCGAATACCACCACGAGCCGGAGCTGGGCCTGGCCTGCGGCAACGACGGCCTGGACCTGGTCCGGCGCATGCTGGCCGAGGCAGCGGACCACCTGACCGAGCGCGGCACGTTGGTGGTGGAGGTGGGCAACAGCCAGGTACATGTGGCAGCGCTCTACCCGGAAGTGGACTTCACCTGGCTCGACTTCGAGTACGGCGGCCACGGGGTATTCCTGCTCTCGGCGCAGCAGTGCCGCGAGCATCAGGAGCTGTTCAGGGCGCGGGTGAAGGCCTGA
- a CDS encoding alpha/beta hydrolase: MRRLALLFFCFITSIAQAAPTSILQRPYDLDTGHGVLRGTMLLPQGDTPPPVALLIAGSGPTDRDGNNPEGGQNAYLRKLAEALAENGIASVRYDKRGVARSLPAAPREEELSVEAYVSDVVAWSDKLAHDPRFGRQILIGHSEGALIASLAAPQSHAEALVSLAGSARPIGDVLREQLQARLPPPLLAQADQLIDGLQAGQLQPKVPEPLKVLFRPSVQPYLISLFRQDPARAFAKLKLPTLILQGTNDIQVGVEDAQALKRAKPDSEFHLISGMNHILRIVPTSGPQQLASYNNPNLPLARELVQRITTFIRHAPSLPGSTLAENAAESGANVSRNPPVRR; the protein is encoded by the coding sequence ATGCGCCGTCTCGCCCTGCTCTTCTTCTGTTTCATCACCAGCATCGCCCAGGCCGCCCCCACCAGCATCCTGCAGCGTCCCTATGACCTGGACACCGGCCACGGCGTGCTGCGCGGGACGATGCTGCTGCCCCAGGGCGATACTCCTCCGCCAGTAGCGCTGCTGATCGCCGGCTCCGGCCCCACCGACCGCGACGGCAATAACCCCGAGGGTGGGCAGAACGCCTACCTGCGCAAACTGGCCGAGGCCTTGGCAGAAAACGGCATTGCCAGCGTACGCTACGACAAGCGCGGCGTGGCCCGCAGCCTGCCGGCCGCGCCGCGTGAGGAAGAACTCAGCGTTGAAGCCTACGTCAGCGACGTGGTGGCCTGGAGCGACAAGCTGGCCCACGACCCGCGCTTCGGCCGGCAGATTCTCATCGGCCACAGCGAGGGCGCGCTGATCGCCAGCCTCGCCGCGCCGCAATCCCACGCCGAAGCGCTGGTTTCCCTGGCCGGCAGCGCCCGCCCCATCGGCGACGTATTGCGCGAGCAGTTGCAAGCCCGCCTGCCGCCGCCCCTGCTCGCCCAGGCTGACCAACTGATCGACGGCCTGCAAGCCGGACAGTTGCAGCCCAAGGTGCCGGAGCCCTTGAAAGTGCTTTTCCGCCCCAGCGTGCAGCCCTACCTGATCTCGCTGTTCCGCCAGGACCCGGCCCGCGCCTTCGCCAAGTTGAAATTGCCGACGCTGATCCTGCAGGGAACCAACGATATCCAGGTCGGCGTCGAGGATGCGCAGGCGCTCAAGCGCGCCAAGCCCGACAGCGAATTCCACCTGATCTCGGGGATGAACCACATCCTGCGCATCGTTCCGACCAGCGGTCCGCAGCAGCTCGCCTCCTACAACAACCCCAACCTGCCGCTGGCCCGCGAGCTGGTGCAGCGCATCACGACTTTCATCCGGCACGCGCCGAGCCTGCCCGGCAGTACGCTTGCCGAAAATGCGGCGGAATCTGGAGCGAACGTCTCAAGAAATCCGCCGGTGCGTCGATAA
- a CDS encoding methylthioribulose 1-phosphate dehydratase, whose translation MNDTREQLTQQIIEAGRFLYGRGWSPATSSNYSARLAADRALLTVSGKHKGQLGVDDVLETDLAGNSLETGKKPSAETLLHTQLYAWRPEIGAVLHTHSVNATVLSRLTVGDRLELEDYELQKAFAGVSTHEGRVTVPIFDNDQDIARLAAKVQPWLDAHPDCPGYLIRGHGLYTWGPRMADALRQIEAFEFLFECELKVLSLRGGTR comes from the coding sequence ATGAACGACACCCGTGAACAGCTGACCCAACAGATCATCGAGGCCGGCCGTTTCCTCTATGGCCGTGGCTGGTCGCCGGCGACCAGTAGCAACTATTCCGCGCGTCTGGCCGCTGACCGTGCGTTGCTCACCGTGTCCGGCAAGCACAAGGGCCAACTCGGCGTCGACGACGTGCTGGAAACCGACCTCGCCGGCAACAGCCTGGAAACGGGCAAGAAACCCTCGGCGGAAACCCTGCTGCACACCCAGCTCTACGCCTGGCGCCCGGAGATCGGTGCGGTGCTGCACACCCATTCGGTCAATGCCACCGTGCTGTCGCGCCTGACTGTGGGCGACCGCCTGGAGCTGGAAGACTACGAACTGCAGAAGGCCTTCGCCGGCGTCAGTACCCACGAGGGCCGCGTCACCGTGCCGATCTTCGACAATGACCAGGACATCGCCCGCCTCGCCGCCAAGGTACAACCCTGGCTCGATGCGCATCCGGACTGCCCCGGTTACCTGATCCGCGGCCACGGCCTGTACACTTGGGGCCCACGCATGGCCGATGCCCTGCGCCAGATCGAAGCCTTCGAATTCCTCTTCGAATGCGAACTGAAAGTACTGAGCCTTCGCGGCGGCACGCGCTGA
- a CDS encoding DNA-3-methyladenine glycosylase family protein, which produces MTNTPPTPQLIRLPYRAPWDWQQFHEHFALRSLAGVECLSPRRYARSVRVGGDIGWFSVRPLEDSAELELDIHLAPQHAQPLAARVSKMFDLDSDPLQIAKHLQADPLLTPLLLQAPGLRLPTAFDPFEQAVRAIVGQQVTVKAAVTIVGRLVQRLGEALPGDCEGQPARLFPTPEALADADLAGIGMPGKRVETLQRFSAACASGALELHVTDGADDLVRRLCALPGIGPWTAEYVALRAFGDPDAFPAADLGLLKSPVWGAEGITARELQRRAEAWRPWRAYAAVYLWHAYSQAGRTGG; this is translated from the coding sequence ATGACCAACACGCCCCCCACTCCCCAACTCATTCGCCTGCCCTACCGTGCGCCCTGGGACTGGCAGCAGTTCCACGAGCATTTCGCCCTGCGCAGCCTGGCTGGCGTCGAATGCCTGTCGCCGCGCCGCTATGCCCGCAGTGTGCGCGTGGGCGGCGATATCGGCTGGTTCAGCGTGCGCCCGCTGGAAGACAGCGCCGAACTGGAACTGGACATTCACCTGGCGCCGCAGCATGCGCAACCGCTGGCGGCGCGGGTGAGCAAGATGTTCGACCTGGACAGCGACCCACTGCAGATCGCCAAGCACCTCCAGGCCGACCCGCTGCTCACCCCGCTGCTACTGCAGGCGCCCGGCCTGCGCCTGCCCACGGCCTTCGACCCGTTCGAGCAGGCCGTGCGCGCTATCGTCGGCCAGCAGGTCACGGTGAAGGCCGCCGTCACCATCGTCGGACGGCTAGTGCAGCGCTTGGGTGAAGCGTTGCCCGGCGACTGTGAAGGTCAGCCAGCGCGGCTGTTTCCGACACCCGAGGCCCTGGCTGATGCGGACCTTGCCGGCATCGGCATGCCCGGCAAGCGCGTGGAGACTCTGCAGCGCTTTTCCGCCGCCTGCGCCAGCGGCGCGCTGGAATTGCATGTGACCGACGGCGCCGACGACCTGGTGCGGCGCCTCTGCGCCCTGCCCGGCATCGGCCCGTGGACGGCGGAGTACGTCGCCCTGCGCGCCTTCGGCGATCCGGACGCCTTCCCCGCCGCCGACCTGGGCTTGCTCAAGTCGCCGGTCTGGGGCGCCGAAGGCATCACCGCCCGCGAACTGCAACGCCGCGCCGAAGCCTGGCGGCCGTGGCGCGCCTACGCTGCCGTCTATCTGTGGCACGCCTACTCCCAGGCCGGCCGCACCGGAGGATGA
- a CDS encoding methylated-DNA--[protein]-cysteine S-methyltransferase — protein MHYCLIETDLGWFGLAWSPQGITRAYLPGDSVHSVRERFDKLGTETAQWPAFIDEARRLILGYAQGEAVSFETLPLDLSGQSDFHRRVYDDILQLGRGETTTYGEIARRLGDVGLSRAVGQAMGSNPIPLIIPCHRVLASGGKTGGFSAPGGSTSKMRMLALEGFQDPQAAQTSFDFS, from the coding sequence ATGCATTACTGCCTGATCGAAACAGACCTCGGCTGGTTCGGGCTTGCCTGGAGCCCGCAGGGGATCACGCGCGCCTATCTGCCGGGGGACTCCGTGCACAGCGTGCGCGAGCGCTTCGACAAGCTCGGCACCGAGACTGCCCAATGGCCTGCATTCATCGATGAAGCGCGCCGGTTGATCCTCGGCTACGCGCAGGGCGAAGCGGTGTCGTTCGAGACTTTGCCGCTGGACCTGTCCGGGCAGAGCGATTTCCACCGTCGTGTCTACGACGACATTCTCCAGCTGGGCCGCGGGGAGACCACGACCTATGGCGAGATCGCCCGGCGCCTGGGCGATGTCGGCTTGTCCCGCGCGGTGGGGCAGGCGATGGGCAGCAACCCGATCCCGCTGATCATTCCTTGCCACCGAGTACTCGCCAGCGGCGGCAAGACCGGCGGTTTCTCCGCGCCGGGCGGCAGTACCTCGAAGATGCGCATGCTGGCGCTGGAGGGTTTTCAGGACCCGCAGGCTGCACAGACTTCCTTCGACTTCTCCTAG
- the speE gene encoding polyamine aminopropyltransferase codes for MHDYQETLYDGYGQRFSVDRMLHEVRTEHQHLVIFENARMGRVMALDGVIQTTEADEFIYHEMLTHVPILAHGAAKRVLIIGGGDGGMLREVSKHASVEHITMVEIDGTVVDMCKEFLPNHSQGAFDDARLNLVIDDGMRFVATTTEKFDVIISDSTDPIGPGEVLFSENFYQACHRCLNDGGVLVTQNGTPFMQLDTVRNTAGRMNGLFADWHFYQAAVPTYIGGSMTFAWGSTNPALRHVDTATLAQRFAASGIQTRYYNPAIHQGAFALPQYVLQAIGKSVND; via the coding sequence ATGCACGATTACCAGGAAACCCTCTACGACGGCTATGGCCAGCGTTTCAGCGTCGACAGGATGCTCCACGAGGTGCGCACCGAGCACCAGCACCTGGTGATCTTCGAGAATGCCCGCATGGGCCGGGTGATGGCGCTGGACGGCGTGATCCAGACCACCGAGGCCGACGAGTTCATCTACCACGAGATGCTCACTCACGTGCCAATCCTCGCCCATGGTGCGGCCAAGCGTGTGCTGATCATCGGCGGCGGCGACGGCGGCATGCTGCGCGAGGTGTCCAAGCACGCCAGCGTCGAGCACATCACCATGGTCGAGATCGACGGCACCGTGGTCGACATGTGCAAGGAATTCCTGCCCAACCACTCCCAGGGTGCCTTCGACGATGCGCGCCTGAACCTGGTGATCGACGACGGCATGCGCTTCGTCGCCACCACCACGGAGAAGTTCGACGTGATCATCTCCGACTCCACCGACCCGATCGGTCCGGGCGAAGTGCTGTTCTCGGAGAACTTCTACCAGGCCTGCCACCGCTGCCTGAACGACGGCGGCGTGCTGGTGACCCAGAACGGCACGCCCTTCATGCAACTGGACACCGTGCGCAATACCGCCGGCCGCATGAACGGCCTGTTCGCCGACTGGCACTTCTACCAGGCGGCGGTACCGACCTACATCGGCGGCTCGATGACCTTCGCCTGGGGTTCGACCAACCCGGCCCTGCGCCATGTCGACACGGCGACCCTGGCCCAGCGTTTCGCCGCCAGCGGTATCCAGACCCGCTACTACAACCCGGCGATCCACCAGGGCGCCTTCGCCCTGCCGCAGTACGTGTTGCAGGCCATCGGCAAATCGGTCAACGACTGA
- a CDS encoding 1,2-dihydroxy-3-keto-5-methylthiopentene dioxygenase — protein sequence MSSLTVYHESNPEQPLKLLTHAEDIASTLGELGVCFQRWAANAPIVPGASQEEVIAAYQHEIRRLQEEEGYVTVDVVSLTADHPQKDELRAKFLDEHRHGEDEVRFFVAGRGLFTLHIEDHVYAVQCEKNDLISVPAGTRHWFDMGERPHFVAIRLFNNAEGWVAKFTGDEIAKRFPLLED from the coding sequence ATGAGCAGCCTGACCGTCTACCACGAATCCAACCCCGAGCAGCCGCTGAAGCTGCTGACCCACGCCGAGGACATCGCTTCCACCCTGGGCGAGCTGGGCGTGTGCTTCCAGCGCTGGGCGGCCAATGCCCCCATCGTTCCCGGTGCCAGCCAGGAAGAAGTGATCGCCGCCTACCAGCACGAGATCCGTCGCCTGCAGGAAGAGGAGGGCTACGTCACCGTCGATGTGGTCAGCCTCACCGCCGACCATCCGCAAAAGGATGAACTGCGCGCCAAGTTCCTCGATGAACATCGCCATGGCGAGGACGAGGTACGCTTCTTCGTCGCCGGCCGCGGGCTGTTCACCCTGCACATCGAGGACCACGTCTACGCCGTGCAGTGCGAGAAGAATGACCTGATCTCGGTACCCGCCGGCACCCGCCACTGGTTCGACATGGGCGAGCGCCCGCACTTCGTGGCCATCCGCCTGTTCAACAATGCCGAAGGCTGGGTCGCGAAATTCACGGGTGATGAGATCGCCAAGCGTTTTCCGTTGCTGGAAGACTGA
- the aroC gene encoding chorismate synthase encodes MSGNTYGKLFTVTTAGESHGPALVAIVDGCPPGLEISLEDLQRDLDRRKPGTSRHTTQRQEDDEVEILSGVFEGKTTGTPIGLLIRNTDQKSKDYSAIKDLFRPAHADYTYHHKYGIRDYRGGGRSSARETAMRVAAGAIAKKVLAGMGISVRGYMSQLGPIEIPFKTWDSVEGNAFFSPDPDKVPELEAYMDQLRRDQDSVGAKITVVAEGVPPGLGEPIFDRLDAELAHALMSINAVKGVEIGAGFASVAQRGTEHRDELTPEGFLSNNAGGILGGISSGQPIVAHLALKPTSSITTPGRSIDVDGNPVDVITKGRHDPCVGIRATPIAEAMMAIVLLDHLLRNRAQNADVKVGTPVLGQL; translated from the coding sequence ATGTCCGGCAACACTTACGGCAAGCTGTTCACCGTCACCACCGCTGGCGAAAGCCACGGCCCGGCGCTGGTCGCCATCGTCGACGGCTGCCCGCCCGGCCTGGAGATTTCCCTGGAAGACCTGCAGCGCGACCTGGACCGCCGCAAGCCCGGCACCAGCCGCCACACCACGCAGCGCCAGGAAGACGACGAGGTGGAAATCCTCTCCGGCGTGTTCGAGGGCAAGACCACCGGCACCCCGATCGGCCTGTTGATCCGCAACACCGACCAGAAGTCCAAGGACTACTCGGCGATCAAGGACCTGTTCCGCCCGGCCCACGCCGATTACACCTACCACCACAAGTACGGTATTCGCGACTACCGTGGTGGCGGCCGTTCCTCGGCGCGCGAGACCGCCATGCGCGTGGCCGCCGGCGCCATCGCCAAGAAGGTCCTGGCGGGCATGGGCATCAGCGTGCGCGGCTACATGAGCCAGCTCGGCCCGATCGAAATCCCCTTCAAGACCTGGGACAGCGTCGAAGGCAACGCCTTCTTCAGCCCCGACCCGGACAAGGTGCCGGAGCTGGAGGCCTACATGGACCAGCTGCGCCGTGACCAGGATTCGGTTGGCGCGAAGATCACCGTGGTCGCCGAAGGCGTGCCGCCGGGCCTGGGCGAGCCGATCTTCGACCGCCTGGACGCCGAACTGGCCCACGCGCTGATGAGCATCAACGCGGTGAAGGGCGTGGAAATCGGCGCCGGCTTCGCCAGCGTCGCCCAGCGCGGCACCGAGCACCGCGATGAGCTGACCCCGGAAGGCTTCCTGTCGAACAATGCCGGCGGCATCCTTGGCGGTATTTCCAGCGGCCAGCCGATCGTCGCCCACCTGGCGCTCAAGCCGACTTCCAGCATCACCACCCCCGGCCGTTCCATCGATGTGGACGGCAACCCGGTGGACGTCATCACCAAAGGCCGCCACGACCCGTGCGTGGGCATCCGTGCAACCCCTATCGCCGAGGCGATGATGGCCATCGTGCTGCTCGACCACCTGCTGCGCAATCGCGCGCAGAACGCCGACGTGAAGGTCGGTACCCCGGTTCTCGGCCAGCTTTGA
- a CDS encoding methylated-DNA--[protein]-cysteine S-methyltransferase — translation MHYRYHDSPTGRLLLAGDEGGLRMLYMDLETRHYPQPDWHEGSPLLDDVARQLDEYFAGKRQRFEVKLNTGGTEFQRQVWQALLEIPYGYTTVYAELARRIGRPRAIRAVGTANGANPISIIVPCHRVIGSNGSLTGYAGGLPRKELLLRLEGALEKA, via the coding sequence ATGCACTACCGCTACCACGACAGCCCCACCGGCCGCCTGCTGCTGGCCGGCGACGAAGGCGGCCTGCGCATGCTCTACATGGACCTGGAGACCCGCCATTACCCGCAGCCGGATTGGCACGAAGGCAGCCCGCTGCTGGACGACGTGGCGCGCCAGCTGGACGAGTATTTCGCCGGCAAGCGCCAGCGCTTCGAGGTGAAGCTGAACACCGGCGGCACCGAGTTCCAGCGCCAGGTCTGGCAGGCGCTGCTGGAGATTCCCTACGGCTACACCACTGTCTATGCGGAACTGGCACGGCGCATCGGCCGGCCCAGGGCGATCCGCGCAGTGGGCACGGCCAACGGTGCCAACCCGATCAGCATCATCGTGCCCTGCCATCGGGTGATCGGCAGCAACGGTAGCCTCACTGGCTACGCCGGCGGCCTGCCGCGCAAGGAGTTGCTGCTGCGCCTGGAGGGCGCGCTGGAAAAGGCCTAG
- a CDS encoding dihydrofolate reductase family protein, producing MARILGYIATSLDGFIATPEHGLDWLFRHDQLQLGEHDYTLFLQRIRTVVMGRATYDFLAADPGPWPYGAQRVLVVTSRPIDDPKGPLETRSDVDALIGELRALQDGDVWMLGGGQLQMAFLERGALDELEIYVMPEIIGGGFALFPATGLQVSPTLLSAKVIEPGCVRMHYRFD from the coding sequence ATGGCCAGAATTCTCGGCTACATCGCCACCAGCCTCGACGGCTTTATCGCAACGCCGGAACACGGGCTGGACTGGCTGTTCAGGCATGACCAGCTGCAGTTGGGCGAACATGACTACACCCTGTTCCTCCAGCGCATCCGCACCGTGGTCATGGGCCGCGCGACCTACGACTTCCTCGCGGCCGACCCCGGCCCCTGGCCCTATGGCGCACAGCGCGTGCTGGTAGTGACCTCGCGCCCCATCGACGACCCGAAGGGCCCGCTGGAAACCCGCAGCGATGTCGACGCGCTGATCGGGGAACTGCGCGCGCTGCAGGACGGTGATGTCTGGATGCTTGGCGGTGGCCAGCTGCAGATGGCCTTCCTGGAACGCGGGGCGCTGGATGAGCTGGAGATCTACGTGATGCCGGAGATCATCGGCGGCGGTTTTGCGCTATTCCCCGCGACCGGGCTGCAGGTGTCGCCGACGCTGCTGTCGGCCAAGGTCATCGAGCCGGGCTGCGTGCGGATGCATTACCGGTTCGACTGA
- a CDS encoding PLDc N-terminal domain-containing protein, whose protein sequence is MGSTLSGLISLIIFALDIWAIINVVKSNAEMPMKIIWILVIVILPVLGLIIWAVAGPRGNVRV, encoded by the coding sequence ATGGGCTCGACCCTCAGCGGCCTGATCAGCCTGATCATCTTCGCCCTGGATATCTGGGCGATCATCAACGTGGTGAAAAGCAACGCCGAGATGCCGATGAAGATCATCTGGATCCTGGTGATCGTCATCCTGCCGGTGCTGGGCCTGATCATCTGGGCGGTGGCAGGGCCGCGCGGCAACGTGCGGGTCTGA